The Zavarzinella sp. genome includes a window with the following:
- a CDS encoding TIGR03067 domain-containing protein, with translation MYRITFLVLLCTCGLNFGAEPKTTELQGIWKVTHGVGPDGAELPKAALEKARLTFDKNLFIFQGGPILMQTTFEADESRKEIDLAPPKGEVATLRGIYRLNGNKLTLTLSAGKDRPTQLIIQPGVMVLEMIRD, from the coding sequence ATGTATCGAATCACTTTCCTGGTGCTGCTTTGTACCTGCGGGCTGAATTTTGGTGCGGAACCTAAAACAACGGAATTACAAGGAATCTGGAAAGTCACCCACGGCGTGGGGCCAGACGGGGCAGAATTACCGAAAGCCGCCCTGGAAAAAGCCCGCCTGACGTTTGATAAGAACCTGTTTATCTTTCAGGGTGGGCCGATTCTGATGCAGACAACCTTTGAGGCAGATGAGAGCCGCAAGGAAATTGACCTGGCACCACCGAAAGGGGAAGTTGCCACGTTACGTGGGATCTACCGATTGAATGGCAACAAATTAACCCTCACCCTGAGTGCCGGCAAAGACCGCCCCACACAACTGATTATCCAGCCAGGCGTGATGGTGCTGGAAATGATCCGCGATTAG
- the proC gene encoding pyrroline-5-carboxylate reductase: MTQQGIGFLGAGQMASALARGWVFTGLCNVEQSLASDPFATSRQTFQSKTGITATENNLLVVERNQIVVLAVKPQNVAVVLREIAPAMTADHLLISIAAGVKIAQMAELLPTGCKIVRVMPNTPCLVGASATAFACNELVTTFDKETVTELFAAVGKAFAVAEHQLDAVTGLSGSGPAYGYLMIEALADGGVRCGLPRDVSLMLAAQTVLGAAKMVLETMMHPGALKDAVASPGGTTIAGLHALEKAGVRGALIDAVVAATERSKELGKNAG, encoded by the coding sequence ATGACTCAACAAGGAATCGGTTTTCTGGGTGCGGGGCAGATGGCCAGCGCCCTCGCACGTGGGTGGGTCTTCACTGGCTTGTGCAATGTGGAACAATCCTTGGCCAGCGACCCGTTCGCCACATCTCGCCAGACTTTTCAGAGTAAAACGGGCATTACTGCAACCGAAAACAACCTGCTGGTGGTTGAGCGGAATCAGATTGTGGTGCTGGCCGTAAAACCACAGAATGTGGCCGTGGTTCTCCGGGAAATTGCACCCGCCATGACAGCAGATCACCTGCTGATTTCCATTGCTGCGGGTGTCAAAATCGCCCAAATGGCAGAACTACTCCCCACCGGCTGCAAAATTGTGCGGGTGATGCCCAATACCCCATGTCTGGTGGGGGCAAGTGCCACCGCTTTTGCGTGTAATGAGCTTGTAACCACGTTTGATAAAGAGACCGTAACTGAATTGTTTGCAGCAGTGGGCAAAGCTTTTGCCGTTGCAGAACATCAACTGGATGCAGTTACCGGACTGAGTGGCAGTGGGCCTGCATATGGCTATCTGATGATTGAAGCACTGGCCGATGGGGGAGTGCGCTGTGGTCTGCCCCGTGATGTATCATTGATGCTGGCCGCACAAACCGTGCTGGGTGCGGCCAAAATGGTATTGGAAACGATGATGCACCCAGGTGCGTTAAAGGATGCGGTCGCCAGCCCAGGTGGCACGACGATTGCGGGTCTGCACGCACTGGAAAAAGCGGGGGTCCGTGGGGCACTGATCGATGCTGTGGTGGCAGCCACGGAACGCTCGAAAGAATTGGGCAAAAATGCGGGCTGA
- the wecB gene encoding UDP-N-acetylglucosamine 2-epimerase (non-hydrolyzing) produces MRTARTPNDSHAHVMVVFGTRPETIKVAPVIRQLQLHSNIQTTVAFTGQHRNLVEPLLKLFKIDVNITLDVMKPNQPLNGLLANVLHTIDPVLAEHSPDLVLVQGDTTTALGGALAAFHRKIAVGHIEAGLRTSDPRVPFPEETNRRLISQVAELHFAATGDNRRRLLKEGIPPAGVFQTGNPVVDALQQIGTTVNPSDKTQTLIDKTAQYRRIVLTTHRRESMGDVMEGNLKVLADFVERNHEAALIFAVHPNPNVKECAQRILGNRPRIHLVEPLDYADFIHVLKHSWLICSDSGGIQEEAPSLGKRVIVLRNETERPEAIESGFATLAGDPAIFAEKLAAIYPHADRVPPAKDNPFGSGDAAQRIVEAIQAWWQAGKTAPTGAVYAS; encoded by the coding sequence ATGAGAACCGCACGCACCCCAAACGATTCCCATGCCCACGTGATGGTGGTATTCGGCACCCGTCCGGAAACCATTAAGGTGGCACCGGTCATCCGGCAGCTACAGCTTCATTCAAACATTCAGACAACCGTGGCATTCACTGGGCAGCACCGCAACCTGGTGGAACCACTCCTAAAACTGTTCAAAATTGATGTGAACATCACACTGGATGTGATGAAACCAAATCAACCATTGAACGGCTTGCTGGCCAATGTGCTGCACACCATCGATCCGGTGCTGGCAGAGCATTCGCCCGATCTCGTTCTGGTGCAAGGAGATACGACAACGGCTCTGGGCGGGGCTCTGGCCGCCTTTCATCGTAAAATTGCGGTCGGACACATTGAAGCGGGCCTGCGAACCAGCGATCCCCGCGTGCCTTTTCCAGAAGAAACCAATCGTCGCCTGATCAGTCAGGTGGCAGAGTTGCATTTTGCGGCAACGGGCGATAATCGCCGCAGATTACTGAAAGAAGGCATCCCACCTGCGGGTGTGTTTCAAACAGGCAATCCGGTAGTTGATGCCTTGCAGCAGATAGGCACCACGGTCAATCCATCAGATAAAACACAGACATTAATAGACAAAACTGCGCAATATCGTCGAATTGTGCTCACGACGCACCGTCGCGAGAGCATGGGCGATGTGATGGAAGGCAATTTGAAGGTGCTGGCCGATTTTGTCGAACGAAACCATGAGGCTGCTCTCATTTTTGCAGTGCACCCCAATCCGAATGTCAAAGAATGTGCGCAGCGAATTCTGGGCAATCGCCCACGGATCCATCTGGTGGAGCCACTTGACTATGCCGATTTCATCCACGTGCTGAAGCATTCGTGGCTGATCTGTTCAGATTCAGGTGGGATACAGGAAGAGGCACCCAGCCTGGGCAAACGAGTAATCGTGTTGCGAAACGAAACCGAACGTCCTGAAGCAATTGAGTCGGGATTTGCGACGCTGGCAGGTGATCCAGCGATTTTCGCAGAAAAGTTAGCTGCAATTTATCCCCACGCTGACCGTGTGCCACCTGCTAAGGACAATCCCTTTGGAAGTGGGGATGCAGCACAACGTATTGTGGAAGCGATCCAGGCCTGGTGGCAGGCAGGCAAAACCGCACCTACAGGAGCTGTTTATGCCAGTTGA
- a CDS encoding SGNH/GDSL hydrolase family protein, with amino-acid sequence MRCLCWFLLSCFLLPGGASGADLFSPKDKVVLIGSTLIEREQKYGYWETALTVRYPGIQFRNLGWSGDDITGHARRRFEHNDQNIGRRRLVELTLAEKPTVILIAYGNNDSFAGEAGLNPFLETYNKLLDELAPAKAKVVLMTPCPSETKGQFAELAKTQNKNKAIYAKAIRELAKQRKLVVADLFTQLGGELASGVVNATDNSIHLSETGYEITTSAWLNVLGIANNDGYSAQWDEVRKLVVEKNELYFHRWRPQNEPYLFGFRRHEQGRNAKEIVEFDPLIAAVEQKIVAALKK; translated from the coding sequence ATGCGTTGTTTGTGCTGGTTTTTGTTGTCTTGTTTTCTGCTTCCGGGCGGTGCATCTGGTGCGGACCTGTTCTCTCCCAAAGATAAAGTAGTGCTGATTGGCAGCACTCTGATCGAACGGGAACAGAAATACGGTTACTGGGAAACCGCACTGACGGTGCGTTATCCCGGGATTCAGTTTCGTAATCTCGGCTGGAGTGGCGATGATATTACTGGTCATGCCCGCCGACGCTTCGAACATAACGATCAGAACATTGGCCGTCGTCGCCTGGTGGAACTGACGCTGGCAGAAAAGCCCACGGTGATTCTGATTGCCTATGGAAACAACGATTCTTTTGCTGGGGAAGCGGGCCTGAACCCCTTTCTCGAAACTTACAACAAACTGCTCGATGAACTGGCACCCGCAAAAGCGAAGGTAGTTCTGATGACTCCCTGCCCAAGTGAGACGAAAGGGCAATTTGCAGAACTGGCGAAAACGCAGAACAAGAACAAAGCAATCTATGCCAAAGCAATTCGGGAATTAGCCAAACAACGAAAGCTGGTTGTGGCAGACCTCTTCACCCAACTGGGTGGGGAACTTGCCAGTGGTGTGGTGAATGCCACCGATAACAGCATTCATTTATCGGAAACTGGTTATGAAATCACCACGTCGGCATGGTTGAATGTGCTGGGGATTGCCAATAACGATGGTTACTCCGCACAGTGGGATGAGGTGCGGAAGCTGGTGGTTGAAAAAAATGAACTCTACTTTCATCGCTGGCGACCACAGAACGAACCCTACCTGTTTGGCTTCCGCAGGCACGAACAAGGCCGCAATGCCAAAGAAATTGTGGAATTTGACCCACTGATTGCGGCAGTGGAACAAAAAATTGTGGCAGCACTGAAAAAGTAA
- a CDS encoding DUF3473 domain-containing protein yields the protein MPVEPTEQRQHILTIGLEDYFQVGAFNRIIQRGQWYRFENRLERNTRRMLELLDENQQKATFFVLGWIADRFPELVRSVADAGHEIGSKGYYHRGVQGLTPTEFHEDLMNSRQAIEKATGKRVHGFRLADGWLGEDDLWVFDVLADCGFRYDSSIAPLGRTFADQAFRRELHTIDTMHGPLVELPISTTKVGWWQLPFAGGNYLRQFPQWFIRSKMRKWQRKQTSPIVMYCHVWEIDSEQPTITASGWLTKVRHYRNLHRMEDYLRYYFQHYRFTSAANYLKLPVEDADTTEPFTWKELTDHAARKPIATRSHRPGVTIVIPCYNEELILPYLSNTLASVRQHLAPAYDLSFILVDDGSKDATWAGLQQTFANQSDVQLIKHPVNQGVAAAITTGIQAANTEIVCSMDCDCTYDPHELANMIPKLTKDVDMVTASPYHPDGMVRNVPGWRLVLSRGASWLYRRVLHHRLYTYTSCFRVYRRSAIVPLQLTRTNFLGVAEQLGLLDIHGGNIVEHPATLEVRMLGRSKMKTVRTILGHLRLLCHLTRKRWSTKKTIRQPQSVSPAKEEQAEQQQPVCVA from the coding sequence ATGCCAGTTGAACCCACGGAACAACGACAGCACATCCTGACAATCGGCCTGGAAGATTACTTCCAGGTGGGGGCGTTCAACCGCATTATTCAACGCGGACAGTGGTATCGCTTCGAGAATCGTCTGGAACGCAACACCAGGCGGATGCTGGAATTACTCGACGAAAATCAACAAAAAGCAACATTCTTCGTCCTGGGCTGGATTGCTGACCGGTTCCCCGAATTGGTGCGTTCCGTTGCAGATGCCGGCCACGAAATTGGCAGCAAAGGCTACTATCACCGTGGCGTCCAAGGGTTGACCCCAACGGAATTTCATGAAGATTTAATGAACTCCCGCCAGGCAATTGAAAAAGCCACCGGTAAACGCGTGCACGGCTTCCGTCTGGCAGATGGCTGGCTGGGTGAAGACGATCTGTGGGTTTTTGATGTGCTGGCCGATTGTGGCTTTCGCTACGATTCCAGCATCGCACCGCTGGGTCGCACCTTTGCCGATCAGGCGTTTCGTCGAGAATTGCACACCATCGATACGATGCACGGCCCGCTGGTGGAATTACCCATTTCCACCACGAAGGTGGGATGGTGGCAACTGCCATTTGCAGGAGGGAATTACCTGCGTCAATTCCCCCAGTGGTTCATTCGCAGCAAAATGCGAAAATGGCAACGCAAACAGACTTCGCCCATTGTGATGTACTGCCACGTCTGGGAAATTGACAGCGAGCAACCCACGATTACCGCGTCTGGCTGGCTCACGAAGGTAAGGCACTATCGCAATCTGCACCGCATGGAAGATTATCTGCGGTATTACTTCCAGCATTACCGCTTTACCAGTGCAGCAAATTATCTGAAGCTGCCAGTGGAGGATGCCGACACAACGGAACCCTTTACCTGGAAAGAACTTACGGATCATGCAGCAAGAAAGCCCATTGCCACCAGGTCGCACCGCCCCGGGGTGACAATTGTCATTCCGTGTTACAACGAAGAGCTGATTCTGCCATATTTGTCCAATACATTGGCCAGCGTACGGCAACATCTGGCACCTGCGTACGATTTGTCGTTCATTCTGGTGGATGATGGCAGCAAAGATGCCACGTGGGCGGGTCTGCAACAGACATTTGCGAATCAAAGCGATGTGCAACTGATCAAGCACCCTGTCAATCAGGGGGTGGCAGCCGCAATCACCACAGGAATACAGGCGGCAAACACCGAAATTGTCTGCAGCATGGATTGCGATTGCACTTACGATCCCCACGAATTGGCCAATATGATCCCCAAGTTGACGAAGGATGTCGACATGGTGACCGCATCACCTTACCACCCCGATGGCATGGTGCGAAACGTCCCCGGTTGGCGTCTGGTGCTGTCACGTGGGGCTTCGTGGTTATACCGACGGGTGCTGCACCACCGATTGTACACGTACACCAGTTGTTTTCGCGTCTATCGCCGCAGTGCGATTGTGCCACTCCAACTGACCAGAACTAATTTTTTAGGTGTGGCAGAACAATTGGGGCTGCTCGATATCCACGGTGGGAATATCGTGGAGCATCCTGCAACACTGGAAGTGCGGATGCTGGGTCGCAGCAAAATGAAGACAGTCCGCACGATTCTCGGGCATTTACGTTTGTTGTGCCACCTGACCCGCAAACGCTGGTCAACCAAAAAAACGATTCGACAACCACAATCCGTTTCCCCTGCCAAGGAAGAACAGGCGGAACAGCAACAACCGGTGTGTGTTGCCTAA
- a CDS encoding C1 family peptidase, whose translation MLHFRWIALHSLLFLVVFNSICFGDFHVYLNGLQCFDKTESDDDDIYLDVSLDGKVLRYPNKGEVGMSPSGSKRFWMTGFNWNVKKSISIFVWDKDGGLRGKDDHIGTITINEKTVEGESSNTLTGSNTKYVIRYSKETRPERDRRVPQDFSIFDKKYNLLSDPVGDQENTSACVAYSTSAALGTHFVRQYLKVNLSGKPSPDLSKFSKASMNMFDAAALYELRSKQYDTLVKTYGSYPKPGSKEWNNTGWNFPLALELAKTQTVPFKYGDKNFGVRVKSWGKIFKTGKVFENSTLSSNGTEIKANRFTGVSEMRRLLAMGLPLLADYDVYEDFSVFPKGPGGIYYGRIGEKRTGGHAVMIVGYNDPGPKTPGATYWEVQNSWGKNWGNGGFFNIKAGAVSIDDVMYYIQDYYLCDLNGKAVSQAEGIRLLNSAIDSISK comes from the coding sequence ATGTTACATTTCAGATGGATCGCTTTGCACAGTCTACTATTTCTAGTAGTTTTTAACTCAATCTGTTTTGGCGATTTCCACGTGTATTTGAATGGCCTGCAGTGTTTTGACAAAACCGAAAGCGATGATGATGATATCTATCTTGATGTTAGTTTAGATGGCAAAGTTCTGCGATATCCTAACAAGGGTGAAGTAGGGATGTCGCCCAGCGGTAGTAAAAGATTTTGGATGACTGGTTTCAATTGGAATGTAAAAAAAAGCATCTCAATTTTTGTATGGGACAAAGACGGTGGTTTGCGAGGAAAGGATGATCATATTGGAACGATTACAATTAATGAGAAAACTGTTGAAGGTGAGTCCAGTAATACATTGACAGGTTCTAATACAAAATATGTAATTCGTTATTCGAAAGAGACTCGACCAGAACGTGATAGACGCGTACCTCAGGATTTCAGCATATTTGACAAAAAATACAATTTACTATCCGATCCGGTTGGTGATCAGGAGAACACTTCTGCTTGCGTCGCTTATTCAACTTCAGCAGCGCTGGGTACTCACTTTGTCCGGCAATACCTTAAAGTAAATCTTTCAGGGAAGCCTTCGCCGGATTTGTCAAAATTCAGCAAGGCGAGTATGAACATGTTTGACGCCGCGGCGCTCTATGAATTGCGAAGCAAGCAATACGACACTTTGGTGAAAACCTACGGTAGTTATCCGAAGCCGGGCAGCAAAGAATGGAATAATACCGGTTGGAATTTTCCATTGGCTCTTGAATTAGCAAAAACGCAAACCGTCCCATTCAAATATGGTGACAAAAATTTCGGAGTGCGTGTCAAGTCGTGGGGGAAGATTTTCAAAACTGGAAAGGTGTTTGAGAATAGCACATTATCGAGTAACGGAACTGAAATTAAAGCTAACCGTTTCACAGGTGTTTCTGAAATGCGTCGTTTGCTTGCAATGGGCTTGCCTTTGCTGGCTGATTATGATGTTTATGAAGATTTTAGTGTATTCCCGAAAGGACCGGGAGGTATTTACTACGGTCGTATTGGCGAAAAAAGAACTGGCGGACACGCTGTCATGATTGTCGGATACAATGATCCTGGTCCCAAGACACCTGGGGCAACTTACTGGGAAGTCCAGAATAGCTGGGGTAAAAACTGGGGCAATGGAGGCTTTTTTAACATCAAAGCAGGTGCTGTGTCCATTGATGATGTGATGTATTACATCCAAGATTATTATTTATGTGATTTAAATGGCAAAGCCGTATCTCAAGCAGAAGGTATTCGATTGTTGAATAGTGCAATTGATAGCATATCTAAATAA
- a CDS encoding HEAT repeat domain-containing protein: MNWKYCYAYLLLLGLTPAIFGQAKATVPNPDPEIERKSFILGEGLEVSLYAADPLLAKPIQMNFDPQGRLWVASSEVYPQIQPGQKANDKILILEDTNKDGVADKTTVFADGLLIPTGVLPGDGGAYVANSTEIVHFQEGKPGEKATKSRVVLSGFGTEDTHHIIHTFRWGPDGAFYFNQSIYIHSHVETPHGVKRLNGGGIWRFQPKSLNMEVFVRGFVNSWGHHWDPYGQSFITDGAGGEGINYGVPGAAYITAVDAPRILKGLNPGSPKYCGLEMVTGRHFPDDWQGDLITNDFRGHRVCRFKLSDDGSGYASREMTEIIKTNHGAFRPIDVKMGPDGALYIADWYNPIIQHGEVDFRDPRRDHTHGRIWKVTFKNRPLVKPENLQQMPTAELVKRLQAPEMHTREQARRVLQERGKEIVPDLHRWLNTVKPDASGDQARLEAMWVLQSLNVFHTELLKSVLASTDPRIRAAGVRILSHTTIMYQDAFAWLKKAITDPYPRVRMEAVRALARIPQAEALTVALQALDAPMDRFLEMALWLTVRELEPYWLAKFEANELPLAKNARHLVFALQATTSRKTAGSLTQLLTTDRIPADQQLEVWRLVADVGGSKELEMVFDRVNRTTSLEEKEALLAKLADTTEQRKVRWNASEKQLQELCTPTERVGVAVQALRLAGLLNSKFLLPQVEAQVKKETTSDYRKAAFGALLRQNPPVGRKLVETLAENAPTLVRQDAITQLAAVAPQLAAKHASGLLSQITPEQLDADLFRAFVSRRGASNQLAGTVNNISVAPDVARIGLRVARAGGPDAQSLVAALTKAGKLAEPKTTLTADELKSYVEDVLKSGNAQRGEQIYRRAELNCMTCHAIAGAGGAVGPDMSSIGASAQVDYLVESIISPVKAVKEGYHAVRVELLSGKAIVGIKTKEANGKLYLRTEEDKEVVIENDDIAEVKQSRSLMPDGLAEQLTRAEFVDLVKFLSELGKVGGPYAPDKTRYFRTWKVLQATPENLHRTRRTRLTDAGENPDLYVWNSTYSQVRGELPLDALPKLVVWNGNDPMSVISTRVDVTTAGSVGLKFNDPTGLDLLVDGQPVLFTQLKDLNLKQGVHTITVLINRNKRQQPVSLELVDVPGSPAKAAVQLGK, encoded by the coding sequence ATGAATTGGAAATATTGTTACGCATATTTATTATTGTTGGGGCTGACACCTGCCATTTTTGGACAGGCAAAAGCCACCGTGCCGAATCCTGATCCGGAAATTGAACGCAAAAGCTTTATTCTGGGTGAAGGACTGGAAGTATCGCTCTACGCAGCAGACCCACTGTTGGCAAAGCCGATCCAGATGAATTTCGATCCCCAGGGCCGTCTGTGGGTGGCATCCAGCGAAGTTTACCCACAAATCCAGCCCGGCCAGAAAGCAAATGATAAAATTCTCATCCTTGAAGACACCAACAAAGATGGCGTGGCCGATAAAACCACCGTCTTTGCTGATGGCCTGCTGATTCCAACCGGTGTGCTGCCGGGCGATGGTGGGGCTTATGTGGCCAACAGCACCGAAATTGTGCATTTTCAGGAAGGAAAACCGGGCGAAAAGGCTACAAAAAGCCGTGTTGTCTTGTCTGGGTTTGGCACGGAAGACACGCACCACATTATTCACACGTTTCGCTGGGGACCTGATGGTGCGTTTTATTTCAACCAATCGATCTATATTCACTCCCACGTGGAAACGCCACACGGTGTTAAACGCCTCAACGGTGGGGGAATCTGGCGTTTTCAACCCAAATCGCTGAATATGGAAGTCTTTGTGCGTGGCTTTGTCAATTCGTGGGGCCACCACTGGGATCCGTATGGACAATCATTTATTACCGATGGTGCCGGTGGCGAAGGGATTAATTATGGCGTTCCAGGTGCCGCTTATATTACTGCAGTCGATGCCCCACGCATTCTGAAAGGATTGAACCCAGGCAGCCCCAAGTATTGTGGGCTGGAAATGGTGACCGGACGCCACTTCCCGGACGACTGGCAGGGCGATCTGATTACCAATGACTTCCGAGGCCACCGCGTCTGCCGTTTCAAACTTTCCGATGATGGCAGCGGCTATGCCAGTCGGGAAATGACCGAAATCATTAAAACGAATCACGGTGCTTTCCGCCCTATTGATGTGAAGATGGGGCCAGACGGTGCCTTGTACATTGCCGATTGGTACAACCCGATTATTCAGCATGGTGAAGTGGATTTTCGCGATCCTCGCCGCGATCATACGCACGGACGAATCTGGAAAGTTACATTCAAAAATCGTCCATTGGTAAAGCCAGAAAATCTGCAGCAGATGCCCACCGCAGAACTGGTGAAACGACTCCAGGCACCAGAAATGCACACCCGCGAACAGGCCCGTCGCGTGCTGCAGGAACGTGGGAAAGAGATCGTTCCCGACCTGCATCGCTGGCTCAACACCGTGAAACCGGACGCCAGTGGCGATCAGGCACGCCTGGAAGCGATGTGGGTTCTGCAATCATTAAATGTTTTTCACACAGAACTGCTCAAATCAGTTCTAGCCAGCACCGATCCCCGTATCCGTGCGGCTGGCGTTCGCATCCTGTCCCACACCACCATTATGTATCAGGATGCTTTTGCCTGGCTGAAAAAAGCCATCACCGATCCATACCCACGAGTGCGAATGGAAGCGGTGCGGGCGTTAGCCAGAATCCCACAGGCAGAAGCACTGACCGTCGCTTTGCAGGCACTTGATGCCCCAATGGATCGCTTTCTGGAAATGGCACTCTGGCTGACCGTGCGGGAATTAGAACCATACTGGCTGGCCAAGTTTGAAGCCAACGAGCTGCCACTGGCGAAAAATGCCCGCCACCTGGTGTTCGCATTGCAGGCAACCACCAGCCGTAAAACTGCCGGCAGTTTAACCCAACTTCTGACCACCGATCGTATTCCTGCTGATCAGCAACTGGAAGTGTGGCGACTGGTGGCCGATGTGGGGGGCAGTAAAGAACTGGAAATGGTCTTTGATCGGGTGAACAGAACCACTTCACTGGAAGAGAAGGAAGCCCTGCTGGCCAAACTGGCTGATACCACCGAGCAGCGAAAAGTTCGCTGGAACGCATCTGAAAAGCAGTTGCAGGAACTTTGCACCCCCACTGAACGGGTGGGTGTGGCTGTTCAGGCGTTGCGGTTAGCGGGATTGCTGAACAGCAAGTTTCTGCTGCCCCAAGTAGAGGCACAAGTGAAGAAAGAAACCACTTCGGACTATCGTAAGGCCGCTTTCGGTGCATTGTTACGTCAAAATCCGCCGGTAGGTCGTAAGTTGGTGGAAACGCTGGCCGAAAACGCCCCCACCCTGGTGCGGCAGGATGCCATCACGCAACTGGCTGCGGTGGCCCCACAACTGGCGGCAAAACATGCCAGTGGCTTACTCAGTCAGATAACACCGGAACAGTTGGATGCCGATCTGTTTCGTGCCTTCGTCAGCAGGCGGGGTGCGTCTAATCAACTGGCAGGCACCGTAAACAACATCAGCGTGGCACCCGATGTCGCCCGCATTGGCCTGCGGGTTGCACGTGCCGGTGGGCCAGACGCACAGAGCCTGGTGGCGGCATTAACCAAAGCGGGCAAGCTGGCAGAGCCAAAAACTACCCTAACTGCCGATGAACTAAAGAGTTACGTGGAAGATGTTCTGAAATCCGGCAACGCCCAGCGTGGCGAACAGATCTATCGTCGGGCGGAGCTGAACTGCATGACCTGCCACGCCATTGCAGGTGCCGGAGGCGCTGTAGGGCCGGATATGTCCAGCATTGGTGCCAGTGCTCAGGTGGATTATCTGGTGGAAAGCATTATCAGCCCGGTGAAAGCGGTGAAAGAAGGCTACCACGCCGTCCGTGTGGAACTGCTGTCCGGAAAGGCCATTGTGGGGATTAAAACCAAAGAAGCCAACGGCAAATTGTATCTTCGCACCGAAGAAGATAAGGAAGTGGTGATCGAGAATGATGACATTGCGGAAGTGAAACAATCGCGTTCGTTGATGCCTGATGGTCTCGCAGAACAACTGACGCGGGCTGAATTTGTCGATTTAGTGAAGTTTCTCTCCGAACTTGGCAAAGTAGGTGGGCCTTACGCACCGGACAAGACGCGGTATTTCCGCACCTGGAAAGTGTTGCAGGCAACACCAGAGAACCTGCACCGCACCCGCAGGACCCGGTTAACCGATGCCGGGGAAAATCCCGATTTGTATGTCTGGAACAGCACCTATTCCCAGGTGCGTGGAGAATTACCACTGGATGCACTGCCAAAACTGGTGGTCTGGAATGGCAACGACCCAATGAGTGTCATCAGCACCAGAGTTGATGTCACCACGGCAGGATCGGTGGGTCTCAAGTTCAATGATCCCACCGGGCTGGATCTGCTGGTCGATGGCCAGCCAGTCTTGTTCACCCAACTGAAGGACCTGAACTTGAAACAGGGTGTCCACACCATTACCGTGTTGATCAACCGCAACAAGCGCCAGCAGCCAGTCTCGCTGGAACTGGTCGATGTGCCTGGCTCCCCCGCCAAAGCCGCCGTGCAATTGGGTAAGTGA
- a CDS encoding GNAT family N-acetyltransferase → MKAVEYKTEKELDVPLVIELYRKSTLGERRPVDSPEIFADMIRNADLIVTAWDHGRLVGIARTLTDFAYVAYLADLAVDTEYQRMGIGKELIRRTRQCLKETCFITLLAAPLADEYYQKIGFERNPRAWILKADQEL, encoded by the coding sequence ATGAAAGCAGTGGAATACAAGACCGAGAAAGAGTTAGATGTGCCTCTGGTGATCGAGCTTTATCGAAAATCGACGTTAGGAGAGAGGCGGCCGGTAGATTCGCCCGAGATTTTCGCAGATATGATTCGGAATGCTGATCTGATTGTGACAGCATGGGATCACGGGCGGCTGGTTGGTATTGCACGAACGCTGACGGATTTCGCATATGTAGCATACCTGGCAGATTTGGCAGTAGACACGGAATACCAAAGAATGGGGATCGGAAAGGAATTGATCCGTCGAACAAGGCAGTGCCTGAAAGAGACTTGTTTCATTACGCTGCTTGCAGCACCATTGGCTGACGAATATTACCAGAAGATTGGGTTTGAAAGAAATCCAAGAGCCTGGATATTAAAGGCTGACCAGGAATTATAA